AGGGTGTGTTCTCTGACATCTGAGAGGTTGGAGCTTGAAGTTCAACTCGACCAGCGGCCACCGGCAGCCCTCCCGATTACCCTTCTGCTTGCGCTTCCCCGTCCCAAAATGCTCAAGCGTGTATTGCAGGCTGTCACCTCACTCGGGGTTAAACAGATTTATCTGATTAACAGTTACCGGGTTGAAAAGAGTTTCTGGGGGAGTCCGCTGCTGCAGGCAGAAAAACTACAGGAGCAACTACTGCTCGGGTTGGAACAGGCTTGTGATACAATCCTGCCTCAGGTTCACCTGAAACAGCTGTTCAAGCCATTTGTCGAAGATGAGTTGCCCCGGATTATTTCCGGGTCCAGAGCTTATGTCGCTCACCCGGTTGCGGCCAGCAACTGTCCAACCGGCATCCGTGAATCGATATCTCTGGCCATTGGCCCCGAAGGCGGCTTCATCCCCTATGAAGTTGAAAAATTACAGGCCTGCGGATTCACCCCGATCAGTCTCGGTCGACGCATCCTTCGCGTTGAAACCGCCGTCCCGGTACTTTTAAGCCGACTTTCGGCGGAGCAAATAATGGGGAAATGATCCATACGCAAGAGAAGCCCGCATCTTGTCTCTGTGTGCCCTCTTTATGTGACCTCCTCTTCATGCTCTCATCCTGTGACAGGGGGACGTAATGGTTCTGGCTGTGTTGGTTGAACGAATGCAAAAAGCGCCGCTGGCAGAGGTCTTTGCTCCAACCTGCAGCCCTCAACCGATCGACCAATGGTTTCAGGCCCACAAAACGGGCTTGAGAGTTCCGTTATCCCTACCATCTTTCATATATACTCTGGTCATCATGCAAGTGCTTCCTTTAGTATGGCTGTTGAACCATCTTCAGTCGGGCACCACGTACTTGTTCAGCTTGAAGGCATCCCTATGATACGGATAAAAAAAGGTCTCGATCTGCCGCTCAGCGGTGCTCCCCGAATGCAGGTGGAGGCGGGGCCGCCGGTTCAGCATGTCGCGCTCTTAGGCAGTGATTATCAGGAGATGAAGCCGACCCTGCTGGTGGCCGAAGGGGATGTCGTAATGCTTGGACAGCCCCTCTTTGTGGATAAGAAGCATCCTGCCATTCGCTACACCGCCCCGGCCGCGGGGAACGTCATCGCGATCAACCGCGGTGAGCGGCGCGCCTTTCTTTCGCTGGTGATCCAGATCGTCGGTGCTGACGAGCTCACCTTTAGCGCCTACACTCCAGAGCACCTCGGCCAGCTTGAGACCAACGAGGTTGAACAACAGCTGCTGGTTTCCGGCTTGTGGACCTCCTTCCGCACCCGGCCATTCAGTAAGGTGCCGGAGCCGCAGACCCGTCCGGCGGCGATTTTTGTGACCGCCATTGACACCAATCCGCTGGCGGCGGATCCAGCTTTCGCGATCGGAATGAGAGCGGCCGAGTTCGAGGCGGGCCTCACCGTTATCCGCCAACTCACTGCAGGTAAGACCTACCTGTGCAAGCAGCCCGGAGCTCGGATCACCGCACCCGCAGGGATCACTATCAGCGAGTTTTCCGGCTGCCATCCCGCGGGGCTGGTCGGCACCCATATCCATTTTCTTGAAAAAGTTAACCAGCAACGCTGTGTCTGGCATATCGGTTACCAGGATGTGATCGCCATTGGTCACCTGTTTTTGACCGGGCGCATTCTTACCGAGCGGATTGTTTCGCTCTGCGGGCCGGCGGTTAAAGATCCGCGCGCAATCCGTACGCGCCTCGGTGCCTCGCTACCAGAGCTGGTCGCGGGTCAACTGCAGCCTGGGGAGAACCGGGTTATTTCCGGATCGGTCCTGGCTGGTCGGCGGGCGGTTGAGCCGCTCGATTTTTTGGGGCGATTCCACAATCAGGTTTCGGTTATTGCCGAAGATTCGCAGCGTGAATTTCTCGGCTGGTGTCTGCCCGGGTTCAGGAAGTTTTCGATTAACCGGGTGTTCGCCGCCGCGCTGCTGCCAAAGCGGCCTCAGGCCATGACCACCAGCACCCACGGGAGTTTGCGCGCTATGGTGCCGGTGGGCTCATTTGAAAAGGTGATGCCACTCAACGTCAAGGCCACCTGGCTGTTGCGCACGCTCCTGACCCTGGATACAGATCTGGCTCAGTCGCTGGGCTGTCTGGAACTGGATGAAGAGGATCTGGCCCTGTGCAGCTTTGTCTGCTCGGGGAAGATCGATTACGGTATACATTTGCGCCAAACCCTGCAGAAGATAGAAAAAGAGGGCTAATGAAATTGTTGCGGACCTTCCTCGATAAACTTCATCCCCACTTCGCCAAGGGGGGGAAGCTTGAGCGGCTGTATCCTTTATTCGAAGCGGCCGACAGTTTTCTTTACACCCCCGGTGAGGTGACCGGCGGTGCGCCGCACGTTCGGGATGCCATTGATCTGAAGCGGGTGATGATCACGGTGGTGGTCGCGCTGCTGCCGTGTTTTTTTATGGCGATGTGGAATACCGGTTTTCAGGGCAACACAGCGCTCCAGGTAACCGGTGGCGGGGTCGAAGGCTGGCGCGGATCCTTACTCGCCCTGCTCGGCTATGCCGGAAATCCCGGCAGCCTGGCCGACAACCTGATGTTTGGCGCGGTCTGGTTCGTGCCGATCTATTTGGTGACCAATATTGTCGGTGGTATCTGGGAATCGCTGTTCTGCATGGTCCGCGGTCATGATCTGAACGAAGGTTTTCTGGTCACCGGCTCGCTTTTCCCGCTGATCTGTCCGCCGACCCTGCCGCTCTGGCAGGTGGCGCTGGGGATCAGTTTCGGGGTCGTGATCGGTAAAGAAATTTTTGGTGGCACCGGCAAGAACTTCCTCAACCCGGCGCTGACCGGACGGGCCTTCTTGTTCTTTGCTTATCCGGCCCAGATCTCCGGGAACAGTGTCTGGACTGCGGTCGATGGCTTCAGCGGGGCGACTCCACTGAGTAGAGCCGCCGAAGGTGGGGTGCATGCGGTCACCGCTGCAACCAGCTGGTTCGATGCCTTTATCGGCCTGATCCCCGGTTCGATGGGGGAGACCTCGGCCCTCGCCTGCCTGTTCGGAGCGGCGGTGCTTATCTTTACCGGAATCGGCTCCTGGCGCATCATGCTCTCCGGCCTGATCGGTGCGGTGTCGCTCTCCAGCTTGTTTCTTGTCATCGGCAGCAGCACTAACCCGATGTTCTCTCTCGGGCCGCTCTGGCATCTGGTGCTTGGCGGCTTCGCCTTTGGTCTGGTGTTTATGGCGACCGACCCGGTCTCGGGGGCGATGACCGAAGAGGGCCAGTGGCTGTACGGTTTGCTGATTGGTGCCATGTGTATTCTGATTCGGGTGGTTAATCCGGCCTTCCCCGAGGGGATGATGCTGGCCATCCTGTTTGCCAATGTCTTCGCGCCGCTGATCGACCAGTTTGTGCTGAAAGTCCATATCAAGCGGAGGCTGCGTCATGTCGAGGGATAGTACCCGTAAAGTCCTGGGCGTCGCTTTTCTGCTCTGTCTGATCTGCTCGATTCTGGTCTCGGTGGCGGCGGTCGGTCTGCACGCGCGCCAGGAAAAAAACAAAACTGAGGAGAAACGCAAGAACATCCTGCAGGCGGCAGGCCTCTATCAGGCGGATATCCCGGTTGAGGAGCAGTTCAGCAAAATTGAGACCCGTATTCTCGATCTGAAAACCGCCAAATTTACCGACAAGTTCTCCCTCGCCGGGTTTGACAGCCGGACCCTGGCGCGTGACCCCGCAAGTAATCGAGCGATTCCGCAAGCTCTTGATCTGGCCCACATCAAGGTCCGGTCGCGCTACAAGGCGGTTTATCTGGTCATAACCAATAATCAGCTCCAGCAATTAATTCTGCCGGTTCATGGCAAGGGGCTCTGGTCGACGATGTATGGCTTTATCTCGCTGGCTAGCGATCTGACCACGGTCAAGGGCTTCGCTTTTTACGAACATGGCGAAACGCCGGGGTTGGGAGGTGAAATTGACAACCCGAACTGGAAAAAACAGTGGCCGGGGAAGAAGATATACGATGAGGCCGGTAATACCCGCATTGAGGTTCTGAAAGGCAGGGTCGATAAGACCTCGCCCGATGCCATATATCAAGCCGACGGTCTTTCCGGTGCGACCCTGACCGGGCGTGGAGTCAGCAATCTGCTTAAATACTGGATGGGGGAAGACGGTTACAAACCGTTTCTCGAAAAGCTGAAGAAGGAGGGGCTCAAACTATGAGCAGTGCCAGAGAAGTTTTACTCGATCCCATTTTTAACAAGAATCCCATCGGCCTGCAGGTTCTCGGGATCTGTTCGGCTCTGGCGGTGACCTCCAAGCTGGAGACGGTAATTGTCATGTCCCTGGCGGTGACCTTTGTTGTGGCCAGCTCCAACTTTTCGGTCAGCCTGATGCGCCACCAGATTCCCAGCAGCATTCGTATCATCGCCCAGATTACGGTGATTGCGACCCTGGTTATAATTGTTGATCAGTTTCTGAAGGCCTATGCTTTCGGCGTCAGCAAGCAACTGTCGGTGTTCGTCGGCCTGATTATAACCAACTGTATCGTGCTCGGGCGGGCGGAGGCCTTTGCGATGAAGAACCCACCGGTCTTAAGCTTTATCGACGGCATCGGCAACGGCATCGGTTACAGTCTGGTACTTCTGATCGTGGCCTTTTTTCGCGAGCTGCTCGGCGCCGGAAAACTGCTCGGCATGACCGTCCTGCCGACTACCAACGACGGCGGCTGGTACCAGCCGAACGGCTTGATGCTGCTGCCGCCGAGTGCATTTTTTATCATCGGCTTGCTGATCTGGGCGTTGCGCAGCTGGAAAACAGATCAGATCGAGGAGAGCTAGGAGATGGAACATTATCTCAGCCTCCTGATCAAATCGATCTTCATCGAGAACATGGCGCTGGCCTTTTTTCTCGGCATGTGTACCTTTCTTGCCGTATCGAAAAAGGTCGACACCGCCGTCGGTCTTGGCGTCGCGGTGGTGGCGGTACAAACCATTACGGTGCCGATCAACAACCTGATCTACCAGTACTTTCTTAAGGCAGGGGCACTCTCCTGGCTGGGGATACCGGATACCGACCTGACCTTTATCGGGCTGATCTGCTATATCGGGGTGATTGCTGCTATTGTGCAGATTCTCGAAATGGTCCTCGATCGCTACGTTCCCTCGCTCTACAATGCCCTCGGCATCTTCCTGCCTTTGATCACGGTCAATTGCGCCATTCTTGGCGGTTCGTTGTTTATGGTTGAGCGGGACTATACCTTTGCCGAAAGCGTCGTCTTCGGTTTCGGCAGCGGCACGGGCTGGGCGCTGGCCATCGTCGCGCTGGCCGGGATCCGCGAGAAGATGAAATACTCGGATGTGCCCGTCGGTCTGCGCGGGCTGGGGATCACCTTCATGATCGCGGGCCTGATGGCCATGGCGTTTATGGCGTTCTCCGGCATCCAACTCTGAAGTCTGCGCAAAAAGTCCGTCCTGCTGCGGTAACGCTTTTTTCAAACTCTCGACAGACAAGCGTATGCCTTCGCCACTGAAAATTTATCAGGCCTTGCAGGACGAAATCTTTGCCTAGCCATCGATTTTGCGGAAGTATCAACTTAAACGGAATTGATCATGACTGAAATTGCCTTAGGCGTTCTCATATTTACCGGAATCGTGTTGTTTCTGGTCGCGTTAATTCTGGCGGCGCGCTCGCGGTTGATCCCCTCCGGTGAGATCAGCATCAGCATCAATAACGATGCGAGCAAACGGCTGCTGGTAGAACCTGGAGACAAGCTGCTGGGTGTGCTCGGCAACAAAAATATCTTTATTCCTTCGGCCTGTGGCGGTGGCGGGACCTGTGCCCAGTGCCGGGTCAAGATCAAGGCAGGAGGCGGCGATATCCTGCCGACCGAAACTGCGCATATCAATAAACGCGAAGCGAAGGAGGGGTACCGGCTCTCCTGTCAGGTCAACGTCAAACAGGACCTGGAACTTGAACTTCCGGCCGATATCTTTTCGATCAGTAAGTGGGAATGTCGGGTGCGTTCCAACATCTGTCGCTCAACCTTTATCAAGGAGTTGATTCTCGAACTGCCCGAAGGGGCAGATCTCGATTTTCGTGCGGGCGGTTATATTCAGATCGAAGCCCCGCCACATGTTTCAGAATACAAGACCATGGAGGTTGACGAACTTTTCCGGCCTGATTGGGATAAATTCGACTTCTGGCGGTACCGTTCAGAGGTTAAAGAACCCATCATGCGCGCTTATTCGATGGCTAACTATCCCGACGAAAAGGGGCTCGTTATGCTCAATGTGCGCGTCTGCCCGCCGCCGATGCAAATTCCGGATGCACCTCCCGGCCAGATGTCCTCATTTATCTTTAATCTGAAACCGGGCGACAAGGTCGAAATCTCCGGTCCCTATGGTGAATTTTACGCCCGCGAGACCGACGCCGAGATGGTCTTTATCGGTGGCGGTGCGGGAATGGCGCCGATGCGTTCGCACATTTTTGATCAACTTAAACGCTTGCATTCGCAGCGCAAAATCAGTTTCTGGTACGGTGCCCGCAGTCTGCGTGAAGCTTTTTACGTTGAGGAGTTTGACGAACTGGCCGCCAAGCATGAGAATTTTGAATGGCATCTGGTGCTGTCTGAACCCTTGCCTGAAGATAACTGGGACGGGGCGGTAGGTTTTGTTCATCAATATCTCTATGACAATTACCTCGCCATGCATCCGGCTCCTGAGGATTGCGAATATTACATGTGCGGTCCGCCGATGATGAACAAGTCGGCATCCGCGATGCTCTACCATCTCGGCGTAGAACAGGACAATATCCTCTTCGACGATTTCGGCATCTAAAGTACAGTGGGCACGAACAGCAGGAGTGGGCGATGCGCTTTGAACAGACACGGACAATATTGAAAAAACTGGCTCCGGACTACCATCGCGCTGTCAGCCGATTTTACCAGCATCTGGCAGACGGGGAGGTTTCGCCGCGAGTGCGATTGATGCTCGATTACCTCATCGATCATGAACAGCACCGGGCGTTGGCCTTGAAAGAGTTTTGTGAAGAGGCTCCTTCCCAGTCCCTAGATTACTGGCATAAGGGGCTGGAGCTCGAATTCCCCCTGGCCGATGCAGCAATCCTGGGCGAAAACGCCAGAACCGATCTGGATTCCCTGTTATGTGCGGCGATCAACTACAAAAAGATACTCTTCAATTACTTTGACCACCTGCTCGAAAAGTGTGACGACCAGAAGGCCTCCGATTTATTTCTCGCTTTGAAGAATCAGGAAGAGAAGGCGATGAAACGGATGATTCGTCATGCGCAAGGGCTGGCCGATCTTTAATGGTGCGTCTTCTTCTTAAGTTGCTGTCAGCTGCTTTGTTACTGGGTCTGGTCGCCGCATGCCAGCAGCAGAAAACAACCCAAACCCTGCATCTCAGTGGCGCGACCATGGGCACTACCTGGTCGGTCAGCCTGCTGCCCGGCGCCGCAGAGCCAGACCCTGTGGTCTTGAAAAAAAAGCTGCAGCAGCGTCTTGATCAAATTAATCGGCTGATGTCCACCTATGATCCCGACTCCGAAATTTCACGTTTTAACCAGCTACAGAGCACTGATTGGTTCAGCATTTCGGTGGAGACAGCCGAGGTTATTCGACTCTCGCAGAAAATCAGTCGCCTGAGCGGCGGCGCCTTCGATATCAGCGTCGGCCCCCTGGTCGAACTCTGGGGCTTTGGAGCCAGACAGCGGCAGGCAAAGACTCCGAGTGTAGAACAGATTCGCGAACAGCTGGCGCGGGTCGGTTATACAAAACTTGAATTGCGAAACAATCCGCCGGCCATCAGAAAGCAGGTACCGCTTCTGCAGCTTGATCTCTCTGCGGTGGCCAAGGGGTACGCCGTCGATCAGCTCGCCCTGCTGCTCAAACAGCAGGGGATCAACAACTTTCTACTGGAAATCGGCGGTGAAATGCAGGTTGTCGGACGAAGGGGAGATGGCTCTCCCTGGCGGGTGGCGATTGAAAAACCGTTGGAAGACAGCCGTGAAGTCGAGAAGGTTTTCCCTCTCAGTGGCACTGCTGTCGCCACCTCCGGCAACTATCGCAACTTTTATATTGAAGACGGGCAACGCTACGTCCACACCATTGATCCTGCCAGTGGTCAGCCTATCCGCCACAAGCTGGCGTCGGTGACTGTGTTAGACTCAACCTGTGCGCGGGCTGATGCCCTGGCGACGGCCTTGATGGTTTTGGGGGAAGAGCGGGGGCGTGAGCTGGTTGAACAAAACCGGATCGCCGCCTATTTTCTAATCCATGACAATGAAGCGATAATAGAATACTCAAGTCCGGCTTTTCTGACCTTTATGAAACAGGTTAAACAATGAAACTTTTTGCCCTCGCTCTGGTGCTTTTTCTGCTCGCCTTTGCCGGCCTGGCTGCGGGCCTGTTAATGCGCCGTCGCGGCTTGCGTGGAGCATGTAATTCTGCGAAGACCAGTCATGATTGCCGTTGCGAATCAGAACTGGATTCCAGCATGCGTGCCCAGAGCAACTGTCAGAAAAAGTAGAGTCGATCAGGGTTTCAACGCTGGTCTGGTCTTATTGAAACAGCTTATCTGCCTTGGTTCTCTTCTCAACGCACATGTGGCCTGCGGCTGTTGCCTTCGTCCAACGTTGGCACTTAACTTCCCTACGGCAACAGCCGCAGGCCACATGCTGTTCAGGTTGGAAGAGGTGTCGCACCTATCAACCTTATATTAAGCGGGGAGGACATCCCGCCGGTTCCTGCTTTTATTGCTCTCTTTTACCCTGGAGTCATGATGCGCCAAGCTACAGCGAACACTTCAATCTACGCGCCGCGTCCCTGTCGCTTACTGGCGGTCAGTGACCTGACTCCACAGGAAAAGCTGTTCCGGCTTCAGTTGGAAGACGGCAGTGAATTGAATCATCAGCCGGGTCAGTTCATTCAGCTGTCGATTCCTGGTTTGACTGAAGCGCCGATCTCCATTGCTAACTCACCAACCCGCACCGGCTACTTCGAGCTGGGGGTGCGCAAGGCCGGTCTGCTCACCAGCGCCCTGCATCAGCTGCAACCTGGCGCGCAAGTCGGAATCCGCGGTCCCTTCGGCCGCCCCTTTCAACTTGATGCCTTGTACGGCAAACAGCTGCTGCTGCTCGCTGGCGGCTGTGGTCTCGCACCGCTCAGATCCTTAATCCAGTATTGTCAGGATCAACCGACCGCTTACCCTCTGGTCCAAATCCTTTACGGCGCACGTTCGCCGCAGGATCTGCTGTTTAAGGAGGAGTTGGTCAACTGGCAGCTCAGCGATAGTTTCAGTTGCCGCTATATCGTTGATCAGAGCCCGGCGACCTCCTGTTACGATGGTGAGACCGGCCTGCTAACCAATCTGTTGGCCGATTTGTCGCTTAATGTACAGCTCGTCCCTGCCAACAGCTGCGCGGTGATCGTTGGGCCTCCGTCGATGTATCGACCGGTGATCGCGGAGCTACGTCGTTTGGGGCTTACCGGGCCGCAGCAGATCATGCTGTCCCTTGAACGTCAGATGCGTTGCGGTGTCGGCAAGTGCGGGCACTGCACGATCGAGCATCTCTATTGTTGCACGGACGGCCCGATCTTCTGGCTGGAAGAAGTTGAACATTTACGGGGGGCACTATGAAGGCGACTCTGACCACTTGCCCCTATTGCGGTACCGGCTGTAATTTCTACCTGCTCAGCGATGCTCAGGGGGGGCTGCTCGGGGTCGAACCGGCGGGGCATCATCCGACCACTCGGGGCCAGCTCTGCATCAAGGGCTGGAACGCGCATGCCTTTGTCGACCATCCTGAGCGTTTAAAAACACCTCTGATCCGTAAAAATGACAGTCTGCAACCCACCGACTGGCAGACGGCGCTTGATCTGCTTCACGCAAAATTGAGCGGTATTGCCCGCAAACATGGCCCCGACAGTCTGATGTTCCTCTCTTCGGCCAAAGTCAGCAACGAAGAGAATTACCTGCTGATGAAGCTGGCCCGCGCCGGTTATGGCACCAACAATATTGATCACTGCGCGCGTCTCTGCCATTCCTCAACCGTCACCGGACTGGTCGAGACTCTCGGTTCGGGGGCCATGACCAACAGTTTGAGCTGTTTTGAAGAGACCGATCTGATCTTTGTCATCGGTTCCAACACCACCGAGCAACATCCGCTGATCGGCAGTCGGATTTTGCAGGCGGTGCAGCGTGGTGCCAGATTGATTGTCGCCGACAGCCGCAAGATTCGCCTGAGTAGGCACGCCGATCTGCACCTGCGCCACCAGAACGGCAGCGACGTCGCCCTGCTCAACGGCATGATGCGCCAGATTCTGCAGGATGGGCTGGAGGACCGGGCTTTTATCGAGGGACGCACCGAAAATTTTGCCGAGCTGCAGCAGTCGCTGGACCCTTTCACTCCTGACCAGGTGGCGCACATCACTGGTCTGCAATCCGGGCAGATTATAGACGCTTCACGTCTCTTCGCCGGCGCTGACAAGGCAATGCTCGTCTACGCCATGGGGATCACCCAGCACAGCCATGGAGTCGACAACGTGCGCGCGGTGTCAAACCTAGCGCTGTTGACCGGCAACCTGGGGCGCCCCGGCACCGGGATCAATCCCCTGCGCGGTCAGAACAACGTTCAGGGAGCCTGCGACATGGGGGCTTTACCCGACGTTTTTAGTGGCTACCAGCAGGTGGCCGACCCGCTGGTCCGGCAGAAGTTTTCCTGCGCTTGGGGGGTGAAACTGCCGGGAACTCAAGGTCTGATGTCGACTCACGCCATCGAGGCCGCGGCCGAGGGGAGGCTGCACGGGATGCTGATTCTCGGTG
Above is a genomic segment from Geopsychrobacter electrodiphilus DSM 16401 containing:
- a CDS encoding 16S rRNA (uracil(1498)-N(3))-methyltransferase, whose amino-acid sequence is MNTILLHDEDFISDNRVTLTGRRLQHVLEVHRAQIGDSLRLGKLGGLMGEGRVCSLTSERLELEVQLDQRPPAALPITLLLALPRPKMLKRVLQAVTSLGVKQIYLINSYRVEKSFWGSPLLQAEKLQEQLLLGLEQACDTILPQVHLKQLFKPFVEDELPRIISGSRAYVAHPVAASNCPTGIRESISLAIGPEGGFIPYEVEKLQACGFTPISLGRRILRVETAVPVLLSRLSAEQIMGK
- a CDS encoding Na(+)-translocating NADH-quinone reductase subunit A, whose protein sequence is MIRIKKGLDLPLSGAPRMQVEAGPPVQHVALLGSDYQEMKPTLLVAEGDVVMLGQPLFVDKKHPAIRYTAPAAGNVIAINRGERRAFLSLVIQIVGADELTFSAYTPEHLGQLETNEVEQQLLVSGLWTSFRTRPFSKVPEPQTRPAAIFVTAIDTNPLAADPAFAIGMRAAEFEAGLTVIRQLTAGKTYLCKQPGARITAPAGITISEFSGCHPAGLVGTHIHFLEKVNQQRCVWHIGYQDVIAIGHLFLTGRILTERIVSLCGPAVKDPRAIRTRLGASLPELVAGQLQPGENRVISGSVLAGRRAVEPLDFLGRFHNQVSVIAEDSQREFLGWCLPGFRKFSINRVFAAALLPKRPQAMTTSTHGSLRAMVPVGSFEKVMPLNVKATWLLRTLLTLDTDLAQSLGCLELDEEDLALCSFVCSGKIDYGIHLRQTLQKIEKEG
- a CDS encoding NADH:ubiquinone reductase (Na(+)-transporting) subunit B — protein: MKLLRTFLDKLHPHFAKGGKLERLYPLFEAADSFLYTPGEVTGGAPHVRDAIDLKRVMITVVVALLPCFFMAMWNTGFQGNTALQVTGGGVEGWRGSLLALLGYAGNPGSLADNLMFGAVWFVPIYLVTNIVGGIWESLFCMVRGHDLNEGFLVTGSLFPLICPPTLPLWQVALGISFGVVIGKEIFGGTGKNFLNPALTGRAFLFFAYPAQISGNSVWTAVDGFSGATPLSRAAEGGVHAVTAATSWFDAFIGLIPGSMGETSALACLFGAAVLIFTGIGSWRIMLSGLIGAVSLSSLFLVIGSSTNPMFSLGPLWHLVLGGFAFGLVFMATDPVSGAMTEEGQWLYGLLIGAMCILIRVVNPAFPEGMMLAILFANVFAPLIDQFVLKVHIKRRLRHVEG
- a CDS encoding Na(+)-translocating NADH-quinone reductase subunit C, with protein sequence MSRDSTRKVLGVAFLLCLICSILVSVAAVGLHARQEKNKTEEKRKNILQAAGLYQADIPVEEQFSKIETRILDLKTAKFTDKFSLAGFDSRTLARDPASNRAIPQALDLAHIKVRSRYKAVYLVITNNQLQQLILPVHGKGLWSTMYGFISLASDLTTVKGFAFYEHGETPGLGGEIDNPNWKKQWPGKKIYDEAGNTRIEVLKGRVDKTSPDAIYQADGLSGATLTGRGVSNLLKYWMGEDGYKPFLEKLKKEGLKL
- a CDS encoding NADH:ubiquinone reductase (Na(+)-transporting) subunit D, yielding MSSAREVLLDPIFNKNPIGLQVLGICSALAVTSKLETVIVMSLAVTFVVASSNFSVSLMRHQIPSSIRIIAQITVIATLVIIVDQFLKAYAFGVSKQLSVFVGLIITNCIVLGRAEAFAMKNPPVLSFIDGIGNGIGYSLVLLIVAFFRELLGAGKLLGMTVLPTTNDGGWYQPNGLMLLPPSAFFIIGLLIWALRSWKTDQIEES
- the nqrE gene encoding NADH:ubiquinone reductase (Na(+)-transporting) subunit E → MEHYLSLLIKSIFIENMALAFFLGMCTFLAVSKKVDTAVGLGVAVVAVQTITVPINNLIYQYFLKAGALSWLGIPDTDLTFIGLICYIGVIAAIVQILEMVLDRYVPSLYNALGIFLPLITVNCAILGGSLFMVERDYTFAESVVFGFGSGTGWALAIVALAGIREKMKYSDVPVGLRGLGITFMIAGLMAMAFMAFSGIQL
- the nqrF gene encoding NADH:ubiquinone reductase (Na(+)-transporting) subunit F, with the translated sequence MTEIALGVLIFTGIVLFLVALILAARSRLIPSGEISISINNDASKRLLVEPGDKLLGVLGNKNIFIPSACGGGGTCAQCRVKIKAGGGDILPTETAHINKREAKEGYRLSCQVNVKQDLELELPADIFSISKWECRVRSNICRSTFIKELILELPEGADLDFRAGGYIQIEAPPHVSEYKTMEVDELFRPDWDKFDFWRYRSEVKEPIMRAYSMANYPDEKGLVMLNVRVCPPPMQIPDAPPGQMSSFIFNLKPGDKVEISGPYGEFYARETDAEMVFIGGGAGMAPMRSHIFDQLKRLHSQRKISFWYGARSLREAFYVEEFDELAAKHENFEWHLVLSEPLPEDNWDGAVGFVHQYLYDNYLAMHPAPEDCEYYMCGPPMMNKSASAMLYHLGVEQDNILFDDFGI
- a CDS encoding FAD:protein FMN transferase, whose translation is MVRLLLKLLSAALLLGLVAACQQQKTTQTLHLSGATMGTTWSVSLLPGAAEPDPVVLKKKLQQRLDQINRLMSTYDPDSEISRFNQLQSTDWFSISVETAEVIRLSQKISRLSGGAFDISVGPLVELWGFGARQRQAKTPSVEQIREQLARVGYTKLELRNNPPAIRKQVPLLQLDLSAVAKGYAVDQLALLLKQQGINNFLLEIGGEMQVVGRRGDGSPWRVAIEKPLEDSREVEKVFPLSGTAVATSGNYRNFYIEDGQRYVHTIDPASGQPIRHKLASVTVLDSTCARADALATALMVLGEERGRELVEQNRIAAYFLIHDNEAIIEYSSPAFLTFMKQVKQ
- a CDS encoding FAD/NAD(P)-binding protein, which produces MMRQATANTSIYAPRPCRLLAVSDLTPQEKLFRLQLEDGSELNHQPGQFIQLSIPGLTEAPISIANSPTRTGYFELGVRKAGLLTSALHQLQPGAQVGIRGPFGRPFQLDALYGKQLLLLAGGCGLAPLRSLIQYCQDQPTAYPLVQILYGARSPQDLLFKEELVNWQLSDSFSCRYIVDQSPATSCYDGETGLLTNLLADLSLNVQLVPANSCAVIVGPPSMYRPVIAELRRLGLTGPQQIMLSLERQMRCGVGKCGHCTIEHLYCCTDGPIFWLEEVEHLRGAL
- the fdhF gene encoding formate dehydrogenase subunit alpha — translated: MKATLTTCPYCGTGCNFYLLSDAQGGLLGVEPAGHHPTTRGQLCIKGWNAHAFVDHPERLKTPLIRKNDSLQPTDWQTALDLLHAKLSGIARKHGPDSLMFLSSAKVSNEENYLLMKLARAGYGTNNIDHCARLCHSSTVTGLVETLGSGAMTNSLSCFEETDLIFVIGSNTTEQHPLIGSRILQAVQRGARLIVADSRKIRLSRHADLHLRHQNGSDVALLNGMMRQILQDGLEDRAFIEGRTENFAELQQSLDPFTPDQVAHITGLQSGQIIDASRLFAGADKAMLVYAMGITQHSHGVDNVRAVSNLALLTGNLGRPGTGINPLRGQNNVQGACDMGALPDVFSGYQQVADPLVRQKFSCAWGVKLPGTQGLMSTHAIEAAAEGRLHGMLILGENPMISDANQALVRKGLEALEFLAVIDIFPTETVQLADLVLPAACYAEREGTYTSTERRVQRGRKAVDPPGEARADWQILRALLQRCGLPGDYADPAEIMTEIASLTPSYGGISYPRLEGEGLQWPCPDGAHPGTPILHREQCTRGKGRFSPVAYRPSMELPDADYPLLLNTGRTNVHWHTGSMTRRSHLLDREERQAFVEINPEDATRHQLSDRQQLRISSRRGSITLAVRLTDRVPPGQVFIPFHFAEGAANALTNNILDPESGIPEFKVCAVRIEPC